The Vicia villosa cultivar HV-30 ecotype Madison, WI linkage group LG1, Vvil1.0, whole genome shotgun sequence genome includes a region encoding these proteins:
- the LOC131593278 gene encoding uncharacterized protein LOC131593278: MSRIDRFLVSDKVVNDWGVVGQLVGERDVSDHCPIWLEVDNNNWGPKTFIFNNEWFTFASFFPFVEKEWNAFRVEGRGDFVLKEKLRLLKERLRWWNKEEFGKIDLEVEEGVRDINLGDDRLELETEDLHLGILKDRKEATSRFWSKFRIKENMLVQKSRVKWLNEGESNRGFFHKVMKERRRYNHIGPINSPEGIKKMVNEVKEEVVRHFSNKFGRVEGVTPSLDGILFDKISEEDRGWLENPFQEDEIKEEIGGCGILKSPGPDGFSFLFIKRCWSFLRVDFLRFFDNFFEGGMLSKAGNIFFLGFDSEIF, translated from the coding sequence ATGAGTAGAATTGATAGATTTCTTGTATCGGACAAAGTGGTGAATGATTGGGGAGTGGTGGGTCAATTGGTAGGCGAGAGAGATGTTTCCGATCATTGTCCCATTTGGCTAGAAGTTGATAATAATAATTGGGGTCCTAAAACGTTCATTTTTAATAATGAGTGGTTTACTTTtgcttccttttttccttttgtgGAGAAGGAATGGAATGCTTTTAGGGTGGAAGGAAGAGGGGATTTCGTGTTAAAAGAAAAGCTTCGTCTTCTTAAAGAAAGGCTTAGATGGTGGAATAAAGAAGAGTTTGGAAAGATAGATTTGGAAGTTGAAGAAGGAGTAAGGGATATCAATTTAGGGGATGATAGATTGGAATTGGAAACAGAGGATCTTCATCTTGGCATTCTAAAGGATAGGAAGGAAGCCACTAGTCGGTTTTGGTCTAAATTTAGAATTAAAGAGAATATGTTAGTTCAAAAATCAAGAGTTAAATGGTTAAATGAAGGCGAATCCAATAGAGGTTTTTTCCATAAGGTgatgaaagaaagaagaagatatAATCACATTGGTCCTATTAATTCTCCAGAGGGAATTAAGAAAATGGTGAATGAAGTAAAAGAGGAAGTTGTTCGTCACTTTTCTAATAAATTTGGAAGAGTGGAAGGAGTTACACCTAGTCTTGACGGAATTCTTTTTGACAAGATTAGTGAGGAAGATAGAGGATGGTTAGAAAATCCTTTTCAAGAGGACGAAATCAAGGAGGAAATAGGCGGATGCGGCATATTGAAAAGCCCGGGACCCGATGggttttcttttctctttatcaAAAGATGTTGGTCTTTTTTAAGAGTAGACTTTTTGCGGttctttgataatttttttgaggGAGGCATGTTGTCCAAGGCGGGTAACATCTTCTTTCTTGGCTTTGATTCCGAAATCTTCTAA